The sequence gggagagagagagagagagagggagagagagggagagagagagagagagagagagagagagagagagagagagagagagagagagagagagagagagagagagagaatggccTTTTTTGGCGATTTATACCCGATACTGATGCTGGTACTTTCagtgatataaaaataaaaaaatgcaatgcTTGAAAGGcaactcccatgacaaatactgttcatttaacaactttaatatacaaatcctttggtggcctttttttaaacaatgaaataaatttagaaaaacacataaataattaacatcctttatttaaattctctgagtggaaagcttaaaacagcctcttcagtacaaaactttggagtaagttaccctaaaagaagtgacacatgcgcttttatttcgcatttattaattagtatcgatattttttagAGTAATCGACACTCAAATGAGTAGTGTGTGAGGatcgatatatcgataccacagaatcAATACGCCCACCACTAGTAGAAACCTCAAGGTGATGACAATAGTCAATAAAGTCAAACAACTTCTAAAAAAGATATAGTCGAGCACAGCAAACCATCACTTATACAaccaatgttgtttttattcttaagtTACAATATCAAGAGCTAGTAGGCTAATTTTGTGTAAGGTTTGAGCAGAGTTTGTCAAGTCTGAATTTAATCTACCTATTTCCTAGCTGTACATTTTAGCCATTCACCATTCACACATGGTAGTGGTGTTAATCTTTCCCCAATAAAGCAAATAAGCATGTTTCTCAAAACTGTAAAGCTATTTCTTTAAGTGGCCACACAGTAAGTGCCTCTCTGACCTGCTGTGTGGCATGTATTGGCAGGAGTATGATCTGGCATTTCTTGCAGGCAACGCAATAGCTCTGTTGATGTTATTCCTGTTCTAGTTGAACTCCAACTTTGAATAATATGACCCATAACAGCACTTTGGCTTGTGAACAGAACCTGTGAATTAAGCAGAACATTAGCAGAATAGTTGGAACAAATCAGATGTAAATCAACTTAGTTATGCTTGAATTAAAGTGACACAATACTTGTCCAAACACCAAGTAATAACCATCTTCTTGGACAACATTCTGTTTTTCCTTCTGTGAAATTGCATTTCCTCGCTGCGCAGAAATGGTCCAAGGGATCTCTAATATATTTCCTGTGGGAGCAGCCAGATACACTTATTCAAAATAATGGCATACGGTGGGTTGCTAAAGACACAAACTTGAATTCAGTTTTACTTCTAATGCCTGGTTGTTTGTTAGTGTTAGCTGTTAAATACAGGAATGATGTTGGAGCTGGCAAGAGGGGAAATAAACATAATACTTTAATTTTATTAACTCAGCATACACTGTTTATGTGCTCAATAACAGATTAGAGCGTAACTAATGGACACATTTTCAGTCCTCAGCTCTGACCCAcctctgcagctgctctgtTCCCGTTTTACTCTCCTAGAAGAGATCTTCAGAGAACTCTGAGCTCTTTGCAAAGCACTTGCCTTTAAGTCCATAGAGAAAACAAAGCATTAGGAGAAAATGTATTATTGCAGCCTTATCTGAATACTCACTAATGGCATAAATCTCAGTAGTACAATGTCCAAGATGACTCCATCCCGCATAATCAGTGACATACCTCCATTGTTTTAGACATCTTGGCCAATTTCCCACTGACTCCCTCAGAACGTGGCTGATTTAATTGTAGAATTATGTCCCCTTGGAGTTTtctaaaatcattttttaaaatgctggCTCTGTGCACCAGGAAAAGACTAAGACAAAACATAAATACTAAGAGCGATAACAAAGTATTGTAAAGCATTATGAGACCTGCAAAGTGACTGGATGTCCTCAAGTTACTCAAATGGGTGAGGTCACACATCAGTTAACCCGGAAACCTAAAGTGTTCTGTTTCAAAATTAGTTTCTAAATGAGCAACTatcttctctctgcctctcaagATGGAACTCATTTAGATTGAATGAAGACTACAGACAAAATTTATTGTATTGTGAAACTTGCAGTCAAAGTAAAAGCCACATTTTAATAAAGACAAAAGGCCTCACTCAAAGAACATCATTCGTTCTTGTCTGTACTCGTGCCAGCAGACTCCAATGTGAAAGAAGTTTTAACCTTTCAAATCAATACCACTCGCTGCtaaaacacaaaagacaaaTGCCTTtagacagaaaatgaaacattttaatccATCAATCAACTCCATTTACAAAAGTATATCCCATTTTATATACAATATGTACAGAGACGTATAAACAACTATCATTTTTCCACATGGATTCATTCATACCGTAACTAAACATAGCACTGTAAAAAAACATATCACTGATATTCTGCAGGGATGCCTTAGTGCAAATGTGTGCAAAATATATAGTGCTGTTGCATTGTGAATACCTTATAACCCCAATTTTAATGGGTTTCTCTCAGCTTTGTGGGGATAACTTTGTACTTGCTTTGAACATTGAAATGCTCtttcaatcatttttattaCCAAGGGGGCATCTGGAGCTTTAAACCCCTTGTTAAACTGCTTACTTATAACTGTTAACGTACTTAAATTGTTTAAAAAGGGCCAAGAGTACAAATTGCAAAAATTTTGAATAGCTTTTCGTTTTTGGAGATACAAGATTATCATTCAACAGCACTTAAATTATGTAAATATTAAGTATATGTCAGCGCAGTGTCCTTCCTTGTTATAGAGAGAGATGCCGTCTGTGTTGACACGAAATGGTGACTATAAATAGAGTCTTTTGTTTGATGAGAACATTTGAGGGGAAGCATACCAGTTTATATGGTCCTTTTAGAACTGTGAAAGTGAACAAAAGTCAGCCAGGAGCTCTCCAGGGAGAACCTTTCTCTGAACAGGGCCCAGACTTAGGCTGGAAAGTTGCTTCTGATTTGAGCAGTGAGCAACTTCTCTCTACTTTTGagtgctgctgtgctgtgtAGTTATCAGTTCTGTCCAGCAGATGGAGCCTCTCCAAGTCTGACACTTCCCAGGAAGGTGGTGTGGTTGGTCATGCTGATGAGTGTGTCCTCATACACTATGCGTATTGAGATCCTCTGGCCCGCACGGAGCAGACTCACACCAGCCGTGTAGCAGGTGTTGAACTTGCGCTGTCCTGTCTCAATGCTGCAGGTGCAACGCAGGAACGGGTTGGAGTCCACCATCACCTCATAGCTGGCAATGTCAGTGAAGTTGAGGTAGTACACCTGGTGTAGAGGGGAGACATGAAAATTCACAGAAGACTGAGAGGGGTAGTCAAAACAAGTCGACATGATATTAAGGAGCTTATTTAAAGCTGAAACAGCTGGAATATCAGTGTAGCCAACAAGGGCCTGAGTTATAGACCATCACATATTACCActaggagagggagagggagatgaaataAGTCTTAAAATATATCACTCAAATATATAAAGATAGTAAAAGCAAGCAAGTTTTAAACCTTAACTATAAATGCAAGTTCTGATGACTCAGAATTGTAAATTATAAGAGTTACGTCAAGGACCGTACTCACTTCTACCTGACTATATATGAAGTAGACACCGTCCAGCAGCACCTCTAGCTCTCCAGAGCGAGAGTGCATTTTAAACACGCGGTGATGGATGGACACCATCTTCCAGTTCCTAAGGATGCCTTCAGAGAGATCTAAACAtgtcacaacaaacaaacaagaggcaAACAGTCATCATAAACAGCTATCAGCAGTTTTTAACTGCATCCAGAGCTCCATGCTGGCAGGAAAATAAACCAGCTGATGATGCTTACACTCAATGACTTAAATGACAAAGTGGGATAACCTGGGTGTGCCAGCATGGGTGGCGTCTGATCTTGACCCGAGTTAACATGGGTCTGACATCTAATATAAGCCTGTAACTGTATACAAATCCTGTAATAGCTCTGGGATTATGTCAGGGTTACTATAGCCATATAGTAAATATTAGCAGCAATATTTAGCCCCATGGACCATCAACTCTTAGCCTAGCTGCAGCAAATAcagaaaatatctttaaaaaagtgactaaacCTGGCATGTTTATTTTAGTCTTACGCAAGTCTGTGGTTTAGCAGGCATGTGTTTATTAGAACAGTTGCAGACACAGATCTCTGACGAAGGACACTGACAGGGATTAAGGCTGTTTATTGTTCTGTGTCAAACACAGGGGTGTAACTACAACCGAGAACAGACAGAGGACCCACCTTCTCTCACTTGGATTGTCGTCTCCTGCCCCTGCAAATGAACCACTGcaggctgaaaaacaaaaaatctctGGTGACTGATCTGGATGCGCGGTAGAACAAGAGAAACAGCTGTTTCATCAGAAGGTTTTTTTGTTAGGGTAAAATTTGATTTTAACAGCTGACATACTCTACCTGGAATTCCTTTGTTTTCGTCCTATCGGGAACCCCTGTAACAATaaaagaggggaagagagatACAAGATAAAGTTCTGGCCTTCGACACCACTGAGAAGAAGAGATgatgattaaaacaaaacaaacagtgaaataGTTTAAAGATGGATCACTGCTATCCCACAGTATGTTTGACAGCCTAAACCAGAGACTTGAACTGAGAAGGCAATGAGTTCACCAATTTGACAACCTGAGCCCCCTTCTAGTGTGGGAACGCGTCTCCATACAGGAAAGCGCTGTAATCTAAGAACAAATCTCTCAACTCGTGGGTGTTTTCGAGTTCTCTGCCTCAACTCTTTGCTATTTGAGCATGGATCATGTCGTTTCTGTTTTATACCTGATGGACCTTGACTGCCTGGAGGCCCCTGTGGCCCAGGGGGTCCAGGGGGTCCTGCAGGCCCCACAGCATTGCTCCCAGGAATACCGGGGATTCCAGGGATGCCCGGTGGCCCCTGTGGGCCCGGAGGACCAGGGGGACCAGGAGGCCCCTGCCTATTTCTCCCTGTAAAGATGGAAAACGAAATATATCAGACTGAGGCGCTTAATTTTTCGTCTGGAGTGTCTTTTATATTTACAGCCTGAAATCAAAAATGTACTCCTAATGTCTTTACAGTCTGTTTAGCACTGTAAATTCTGATATTGAGACAGCAAGACGAGGAGAAATGTCTCCAGAGGACAGAATCAGATGTGGAAAATGTGTCATTCTTTAAGCCAACTTAGTTATTACATCTGAACAACTTTTCGAGGTTACATCCTGAAAGTAGGCAGCAGCTAGTAGTCTAATGAATGACTGACATAACTGAAATGTAGGCCATATTATGCGTTACCTTTTTTCTTATCTTTCCGCCTCTCCTTCCCAGTGGATTCTGTAAGAAAGCAACAGCAGTGTGATCAGTCCTGAAATGGTCTCTTGAACAATTATCATCTCAGATAACATCTGAAATGTACCGCTCGTTCTGTAAAAGGTATCAAAAATGGGCTAAAATAACAGATTCAGATGTGCGGTGCTGAACACTGGAGTTGAGGTATGTCAGTCTGTGGTATCTTCTAATGTAGTAATTTGTAAGTGTGGTTTCACCTCTTCTGTATGAACAAGTGCCTTAAGCATTCACAGGCAGTGGAACTGGAGAAGATCATTAGAGAGATACTTTATCCTGCCAAAATCCTTTTCTTTGAATTAAGCCCAGATGGAGAATGCAGATGAAAGTGTGTCTacatgtgggtgtgtgcatgtgtttgtgtgtgcgacTCCCCTTAaacaacgtgtgtgtgtgtgtgtgtgtgtgtgtgtgtgtgtgcgtgcgtgcgtgcgtgcgtgcgtgcgtgcgtgcgtgcgtgcgtgcgtgcatagATGTTGAGAGGGGCATCTGTGTCAGCGCTTGAAAGACAAAATGCACTTAGTGTgcatctgcgtgtgtgtgtatgtatgctcTGTATGCAGCTGAAGAATCCTTTTCAAAAAGCCGTCTCGCTGCTCTTGTGTTTACCATGTCATTACAACTACAAAGGCCATTTAACCTTAAAACCTCACAGTTTGAGTCCCCCTCAAACATATGGCCAGTGTTTCTCCTCTGGCTAAATGACTGGATGCATCCGCATAGATTTCTCTTAACGAGCAGCCCTATCTGGAATCTGGTGCCCGTTAGGAGTGCCCagaacgcacgcacacacacacacacacacacacacacacacacacacacacacacacacacacacacacacacacacacacacacacacacacacacacacacacacacacacacacacacacacacacacacacacacacacacacacacacacacacacatctaaggCTGAGATTACAAAAGCCTTTGTCTGTGCGCTGAGAGCAGAGACCTGGGAATGATTAGTGTTTAGAGGCTCGGGACTTTACTGATTTATGTAGAAAGTCTCAAAGGTGAGTTTTTTCTCCTAATTTAAACACAATCACTAAACTTCCCCCAAAGTATTCAGTGTCACGCCACAGACATCGGAATGTCTTGTGATCATGCTGCACTTGTTGCACTCAGACATGAAACTTCAAAGGCCacgcttttttttatttgcatagcTCACATTCTAAACACAAACTACAAACGCAAATTCAAACCTATCAACCTCATGGCTTTTTGTGAAGCCATCGattacaataaatcaatttGTTGGGATAATGAAACCCTGAAAGTCCCAGATGACAGCTTGTCTCCTGAAAACGACCGCATGTTCTACAAcgtgatttttattttctgatgtttCAGTACAACAGATAAAACAGCTGGAGTCCAAAGTCGAGATCTGCACAGTGGATGGATAAAAAAGATATTTCAGGGACTTCTTATTATTTCGAGATGGGGGAAATCAGGGAAAGGCTTTCGCTGTCTGTTTCAAATTGGTGAAACCCTCCCAAACTCCTTGTTGTCCTTGTTTGCAATCCAAGTAATAATCAATCCCATTCCGTTTAATCTCTCGCTCTATAAACTAGGCAACATTATGTGGTGGAGCTGCTCTGTTAAGTAGGCACAACGCAGTAAAAATCGATTTCCTTAAAAAGTGAGAAACCGTTAACAAACTGTTTTCAAATTTAAAGAGTTGTAAGCCCACCAAAAGCCTGGTATTTATACAGTACTGAATCCCCTCCAAACAAGCAGAGTTGCGGAAAACAGGGCCGAGCAGTCTGGCTGGTGGTTGCCAAGTACTTCCAGAAAATAGACTGATGCAGGTGCATCAGAGAGCAAATATTTGTTGGGGTTTTTGTCATTAAATGTACTGACATGGAGCTGTGAACAGGAAAACTACAGATGAGGTGACCTGGAGGGCAATCAACTAACAGTGTTCAGCAACAAAGTGTAAGACAAAAGACACGGCAggagaaaataacaacacataaaacaaagaaaacaacttgCCTGTTTCTGGCTGCTTGCCGGGACTCCTTTTCGCTCGCTGAGTTATGCCCCTGTGGTCCTCTGTGGCGTGGAAGTCGCTATTTCTGTGCAGTAACTTCTCCTggtgaaaaacaaaatggaaaataTTAATGAGAATGGAAATTCATAAAGCAGAATATTCATGAGAACCCCTTCAAAAATTCATACAGGCCAGGACTATCTCATATTAATCCTGCaacgccaaaaaaaaaaaaaaaaaaaggaatgagtgATATACCGTTTTGAGAGCGAAACCAACGGCCTACAAGTGGCCTTTCTATTCTTGGGGTATAATGTTTGCACAGACACAACTTGGGGCATTTGAAAAGAAGTGAGACACTGTCAGGAAGCACATTCATTTGTGGCCAAGTCATTGTCTGTCCCATCGGGGCTGTAACCCATCCTGTAACCAGAGTCACTTTTGTCTGCGTTTGTGCTGTTTGAGACAGTCACCTGGACACGGCTGCACTAAAATTCACCTTTTTACACAAAAGGAGGGCATGAATTGCGGTTAATGTGAGAGCAATACCCATTCATGGGCACCTGGTCCCAGCCCTATTTCAAGGTAGCATGAATAAgctaaaaaatgaaaaggatCTGATGGAGCTGCTCTGAGCTCATCCCTAAAAAAACAGGGGAAAGCTATGCTACAGTGGCGGGGTGTTCCCATGGGCGAGTGAGTGGTGGGACAAACCGCATGCTCTGTGTTCTTGTGTGACTAGTTCTGGTCGTCCCGAATTCACATGAACTCTGTAGGACGTGCTGAACTGACTGTAACACGCCAGAGACGCGACCGGCTCCGacaactacaaaaaaaaca is a genomic window of Notolabrus celidotus isolate fNotCel1 chromosome 8, fNotCel1.pri, whole genome shotgun sequence containing:
- the LOC117817938 gene encoding tumor necrosis factor ligand superfamily member 13B-like, which gives rise to MLYNTLLSLLVFMFCLSLFLVHRASILKNDFRKLQGDIILQLNQPRSEGVSGKLAKMSKTMEDLKASALQRAQSSLKISSRRVKREQSSCRAPTSFLYLTANTNKQPGIRRNILEIPWTISAQRGNAISQKEKQNVVQEDGYYLVFGQVLFTSQSAVMGHIIQSWSSTRTGITSTELLRCLQEMPDHTPANTCHTAGIVQLHQDDELQLVTPDKPQAFISLDAEATFFGVIQLN
- the eda gene encoding ectodysplasin-A isoform X2 — translated: MACDGSPAEDFPDKVMPRAAPCTCNKKCRSRSSSSVVFLGLFLLSLCLHAVTLVCYLDLRSEVKREIIHQKRDSMLTLARSDLADPAAVLSPGHPRLDPGNSHGGDVHEEKLLHRNSDFHATEDHRGITQRAKRSPGKQPETESTGKERRKDKKKGRNRQGPPGPPGPPGPQGPPGIPGIPGIPGSNAVGPAGPPGPPGPQGPPGSQGPSGVPDRTKTKEFQPAVVHLQGQETTIQVREDLSEGILRNWKMVSIHHRVFKMHSRSGELEVLLDGVYFIYSQVYYLNFTDIASYEVMVDSNPFLRCTCSIETGQRKFNTCYTAGVSLLRAGQRISIRIVYEDTLISMTNHTTFLGSVRLGEAPSAGQN
- the eda gene encoding ectodysplasin-A isoform X1, whose translation is MACDGSPAEDFPDKVMPRAAPCTCNKKCRSRSSSSVVFLGLFLLSLCLHAVTLVCYLDLRSEVKREIIHQKRDSMLTLARSDLADPAAVLSPGHPRLDPGNSHGGDVHEEKLLHRNSDFHATEDHRGITQRAKRSPGKQPETESTGKERRKDKKKGRNRQGPPGPPGPPGPQGPPGIPGIPGIPGSNAVGPAGPPGPPGPQGPPGSQGPSGVPDRTKTKEFQPAVVHLQGQETTIQVREDLSEGILRNWKMVSIHHRVFKMHSRSGELEVLLDGVYFIYSQVEVYYLNFTDIASYEVMVDSNPFLRCTCSIETGQRKFNTCYTAGVSLLRAGQRISIRIVYEDTLISMTNHTTFLGSVRLGEAPSAGQN
- the eda gene encoding ectodysplasin-A isoform X3, which gives rise to MACDGSPAEDFPDKVMPRAAPCTCNKKCRSRSSSSVVFLGLFLLSLCLHAVTLVCYLDLRSEVKREIIHQKRDSMLTLARSDLADPAAVLSPGHPRLDPGNSHGGDVHEEKLLHRNSDFHATEDHRGITQRAKRSPGKQPETESTGKERRKDKKKGRNRQGPPGPPGPPGPQGPPGIPGIPGIPGSNAVGPAGPPGPPGPQGPPGSQGPSGVPDRTKTKEFQPAVVHLQGQETTIQVREGILRNWKMVSIHHRVFKMHSRSGELEVLLDGVYFIYSQVEVYYLNFTDIASYEVMVDSNPFLRCTCSIETGQRKFNTCYTAGVSLLRAGQRISIRIVYEDTLISMTNHTTFLGSVRLGEAPSAGQN